The window GCGAAACCATACTCCGATGCCGTGCTTTGCGGTCTGCAAGCCCTGATTGACAATAGAAGGGTTATCCCATGAAGTCTGCTTGTGCAGAGTCTGCAGCAAGGTGTTCAATGGCGATACCACGGGGTCGCCGAGGCGGTTCATGTGTTGTACCGCACGTTCAAATGAAGTGAAGTCGGAGATCGCCACCGTTTGAATGAATTTATTCCATTCGACGACGTATTCTGCCTTGTACATGCGTGTCAGTTCGCGCTGGATTTGCTCTGGGCTTCCTTCCAGTGAGAGATCATCCCTTGCGGCTGTTTTCAATACCCAGTCCTCGCTGCGCAGTTCCTTCGTCGACGCGTCTCTGATGGCTTCCCTGACATACTGTTCCCAGGCATCGCGGGTGAATGCGCCAGAGATCGCGTGGCTGCCCGTCAGCAGATCTTTGTGATCGTCGCCGACAATCGCTGCCATGGTCACGGCGGAAAAACGTGTCGCCGCACGCATCTTGATTTCGCCGTAGACGCGCATACGCGCCGGCGTTCCCTTGACGAGTGAGCGCAGCATATCGCGGCTTTGGTCGACCAGCGCAAGCTTGTTGTCGATTAGCGGAAAATCGGGTGCGGCAGCCTGGGACAAATAGAAGCTGAGCAGTTTTTCTGCACTGCGGATGATTTGATCGCGTGACACATTGCCGCGGTTCGCGTCAAGCCAGTTACGCCAGAATCGCGTGATCTGGTCACCGAGATGAGCGCTTTCGATCCGGTCACGATTGGCTAGCATCAGGTAAGCCTTTAATGCGTTATAGGCATCCTCCGGATTCGATGGCGATACGTCCTTGTACGGAGAGAAACCTTTACCGCTCCCAGCCTCGATGGACGCTGCGCTGACGGCGTGTCCTGCGGCGGGATTGGCAACGGCGGGCATGGCACCGGTGTTGGACCCAATACTGCCCGCGACGACTTCGGACAGAAAGGATTCCAGGCCGGCGGTGACCGGTGCAAGCATAACCTGCTGCAAACCCCTGAAATATTCTGACCGCAGCTTGTGTTCGAAGCGTTCGCCCTGATAGAGACCGAAGCTCAGCGAGATCGGTCGGCGGCTGCGATAGCGCTCCAACTGTTCCAGTCGGTCTTGCAGCAATTCCAGCGCTTCCAGTCGTGACGCAAGGTCGATTTTGGTTTCCTGGATTTTTGCCGCCTTGTCTAGATCGGCCTGGATGTTGGACAAAAATTGCCGGTTCGCGGTGAACGACCAGCCCCATGCAGCGATCAGCAGGCCTAGCGCGAGCGCGCCACCAAACGATGCCGCTTGACGTAGCAGTATCTTGCGCCGACTCGCGTATTGGCGGACCAGGTTTCTGTCAGCAAAAATCACCGAGGAAAACAGGTTTTTTAAAAAGAACCCGGCACCGGAACTGATATTCGCCGCGAGTCGCCGCCCGACTGACAAACCGAATTGCCGGCTTAAACGTTGGCTGGCGGTAGGCGTTCCTACTCCTTCTTGAATAGCGCTGGTGAAGTAGAAGCCACGGAACACCGGTTTGAACTGGAAGGGATTGTCTTCGAAGAGTGTTGCGACAAAGGTTTTCAAGTGCTGGCGAACGCCTTGAAATTCCAGCGGGAAGGTGAGCGTCCCCGGACTGGGCGGCTGCCCGTGATGCAAGGCCATTTTCGCCTTCGCCAGTTCGCCGAGGCCTTCGGCCAGCTGATCGAAGTGCTGGTCGAACAAGACTGTCGCGTTGGACAAGCCGGCAGTGTCATAGGGAAGCGTGGCGCCCCAGACTCGGCTGCGTTCTTCCTCGTCTGAATCTTCAAAGAAATCGGCGAAGCCGGCGACCAGATCCACTTTTGTAAATACCACGTACACCGGGGCAAACAGTTCAAGCTGTTCGGTCAATTCCTGCACCCTCTGCCGCAGTTGTTTGGCAAGCGTAATGGTTGCGTCAGGACGATTGGCAGCAAGCTCCGCGATACTGGCGACAATGAGGATGCCATTGATCGGGGCCTTGGGACGGTACTTCTTGAGTAGGCCTAGGAACCCGAACCATTCGCTGCGGTCTTCTTCCTGTATCGCATAGCGTCCGGCGGTATCGAGCAGAATACCTTCCGTGGTAAAGAACCAGTCGCAATTGCGCGTGCCGCCGATGCCTTGTATCGCATGCCCGGTTTTTTCGGAAAACGGAAAGTTCAACCCTGAATTGACGATGGCTGTACTTTTTCCGGCAGCCGGATTGCCGATCACGATATACCACGGCATTTCATACAGTGCGGCGCGCCCCGTAGTCTGGCCGAGCTTGGATGTCTTGATGGTATGGACCGCGTCAAGCATGCGTTGACGCAGCAGTTCGACGTCGCCCTTTTGGTGAGTAGGCGCATGCCGGACCGCCTCGGCCGCCTGCTCATGGAACACCGTATCCATCGCGATGGATGCGTTGCGCGACATGGTCCAGCGCACCAGCCGGTACACGAGCCATAGCACTATCCAGCCGGCGCTCGCTGCTGCAATCCAGATTTCACGTATCTCAAATACTTCGCCGGCAAGCCAGGTCGCGGCGACAAGCAGCAGTAGACCGCATACGGATACGGTGCGCGGGTCTTTCAGAAATCTAAAAATTCTGGTCATGAAAACAGTCGGATATGCGGCAGCAGGCGGAACAGAGCGCTGCCTACGATGCGATACAGGTCGCACCAATTTAACGAAATAGTGGTGGAGTCGACAGGCTGCGGTGCGGATGAAGATTGGGGTAAGCGCGACCGAAGCAGGTATAAAAATTATTAAAAAGGCAATGTAGTTAATAATATAACAATGCGTGTCGATATGGCAACTTTTCCATGGTTATAGTAGAGATGGGTAAAGAACAATCAGGAAGTCATGCGGCGAGGCGGCAACTTCGTTGCGGCCGGCGGCATTCGATATAACTTATTCGGTATAACTTATTTGCGTTGCGCAGACGTGCTTATCTGGCGACGCAGTTCGACATGGCCGAAATCACGCATTTGCCAGCGACCGCCCCATGTCAGCCCGACAGACTCTGCGTATTGTCCGTACAACCGGTAGCCTGCCATCGCCCAGCTATCTTTTTCAGAAATCACAAGGCGACCGTCCCGATAAAAACCATTGTCTGCCGCCAGGCCGAATTGGTGATAGCTCTGGAATGCCCTGGCATTTGTTACGTGTTGGCCGATGCTTGCAAGCGCTTCCTGACGCATCGGACTTCGATATCCTTCGACCAGGGCCATCTGATAGCCATGCCGCTCCATCATGCGATAGACGGCAAGCAAACGTTGCCGGAAATCGGCGTCCAGTAGAGCCCATTCACGACTGGCCGAGGCCAGTTCGATTCGTTCTGCCGCAACTTCACGGGTCATAAAGACTTCCGGCGGCAGCGCCGGTGGTGGTACAAGCTGCTCTCCATTCAGTAAGGAAAGGATGACCGGATCAGCTGCTGCCGGCAAGTCGTCGTAGCCGTCGAGTGTAGGTCCGCTCGATACCAAGCTTATCAAAAGGACGGGTAGGACAATGAGTAGTGCAATGAGGGCGAAGCTTTTTCTCTTTGCTGAAACGGCCTTCAGACTTGCTCGCGCATTAAGGATAAAGATGGCGAATATCCTGCTACATGGCGTAGCTAAGGTGCTCAGTTCTTCTATCGTTGCAGCGGACGCCTGCCGTACGCGTCTACGTGCGCGCATCCGTGGTTCCAGCGGCAGGACATACCATCCGGCAATGCAGACGATCGGTAAATAAATTAGCGCCAATAAGACAAACAGCCAGAAAGAGTTCACAAAATAAATGCAATAAAGACAACATAAGTATTATTATATTGTTAATTTCGTATGTTAATTGCATGGACTTGAGAAAAGCCGTACTTTTGCAAGAAGGAAAATCATGACGACTCTCGGCGGCAGCACTTCCATGACGGCGGACCATTCCAGACGGCCGTCGCTATACGATCCCAGCGTGCTTAGCCATACGTCCGAGGTCATCAGCATTCTTGATGCGCTTGAAGCACCGTCAAAAAGGACACGTCTCGCAAGTTGGCTCGCCATTCTGTGCATAGTGGTGCTGCTTGGAATAACGCTATTCCTGTTCGTGAGCAAGCAGCCCGGCTTTTCGTCTACCGAAAGAAATCGCTTACTTGCGTTTATCCAGCAGATCGCCGGTACTACCAAAGACTCGCCTGTCAGACAGCAAGAGGGTCCTCCTGATGCGATGCCACAGGATCATGCGCAGGAAAGAACAGCCGCTGGGGCCAACGAGGCGTCGGTACCAATATCGCCCTCGGATACCGAATATCCGATATCAAGTGAAGCGGAAAACGACGGGACGGCCAAAATTATCGAAAGCGCACTCGGGTCCGCCATGGCTGGGCATGAGCAGCACCCATCCATCAAGCCCAGTCAGCATGATGCATCCGTTAAATCCAGTAAGACGCTCAAGCCTGCCGCACAGGCCAAGACCGCCAGGGTCACAGTTCCGGCAAAGTCGATACGGCAGCCGGCGGCACGCCCTAGTGGAAAGTCTGCGGACAGGGATGTCGACTTGATCGCGGCGCTGCTCTCTCATGTTGGACGCGAGAACGCGGCTGGCCGCGACGTGGGTTACAGAGGAGAGGCGCAAGGCCGGATGCGCGCAGCCACACATGCCATGGTGAAAAGTCCATCGGTGGAATTCAACCGCGATATCGTATTGCGGACTTCCGGCGAGTCAACCGACTCCTTGCTGAAAAAATGCGACGCGATCGGTTTCTTCGAGGGCCAGCTTTGCCGCCTGCGCATGTGTTCCGGCCTATGGGGGAAGGAGGACGCATGTCCCCTCGGTGCTGTGGTCGCGCGAGACTGGTAGGCTTCCCCGCTTCGCTCTGTGTAACCGCATTCATCGCCGGACCCGCATGAACCTGCATGCCCATCGGCGAAACGCTGCGAGATCCGAAAATATGCCGTGCTTCTTATCCGTCGCGTTTGTCTAATTCCGAAACCGCGGACGCGTCGGATCTAGGGCGCTTTGAGCCTGACTTGCCATAGCCAGAATGACAAATGTATCGTTCACATTTGGCGGCATTGAATTGATCGAGCAGATAGCCGAAGACAGACCAAAGGGCATCCATCGTCGAGCAGCGCTTTTTCTGAGCAGTGTGACTTGTTCGATGGGATTGTAATCGGGGCTGCAAGGCGGCAGATAACGCACTTGTTCACCCGCGGCCTCAATAGCAGCAGCTATGCCGGCAACCTTGTGCGAGCCGAGATTGTCCATCACCACGATATCGCCCGGTCGCAGCACAAGGACCAGTACCTGTTGTACGCACGTGCAAAAGGCATTGCTATTGATCGGGCCATCGAACACGCAAGGCGCCGCCAGGCCGCAGGTACGCAGGGCGCACACATAGGTCGTCGTATGCCAGTGGCCATGAGGCGCGAGTCCGAGGCAGCGAGTTCCTTTTAGAGAGCGTCCCCATGTCGGGGGCATGTTGGTGCTGGCCCAGGTCTCATCCCGAAATACCAGCTGGCGCCCGTCAAAACGGCCCTGCTCAGCCGCCCATGCACCACGCGCCTGCGCTACGTCCGGGCGCTCCTGTTCGGTGGCATGAAGCGTTTTTTAAAGGCTCAGCCCGAGCCGGGCCAGAGTCTTCCACAAGGTAGCCATGCTCACCTGAACGCCATGCTCGGCTTGCAGCCATTGGCACAATTGTTCCAGCGTTTGATCGTCGATGGCTTGTACGTACGCGCCAGCACTTCTTCCAGCCCATTCAGTTTCAACGGCACATGGTTGTGCTGGACATCCGGCGTATCATTCCCGAGGCGGCGGCGCCGCGAGCGTGCCCTTGCCACGTACGAGTTGCTTACCCTAAAGCGGGTCGCCACCTCAGCGATGGAACCACGCGCGCTCAGCATGCGATTCCGTAAATTTTGCCCCGCATGCCATGACCGAATCTCCTGCGGCTACGAAGCCTATTCGATCCTGCCGTGATGAAGCAGAGATGCGCCTTATAGTCGCTTTATTGTTGACGCTTTTCGGCAATTTCAGAACTTTCGCGGAAGCCCGCCCGTACGTCGGCATGGCCTCACTGATTTGTATCTCGAAGGCTCGTTCACGTCGTCGAATCCGGCTTTCGATCAAATGCTGGCTGGGATAGAGATCGATGCTTCCCGAGTAAGGTCTACCTAATATATGGGAAGTCAAGAAAAGAACTTCATGGTAGGTTCTGGGGCCACAATTGACTTGCAGTATTTCCCCCCGAACCGCTTCGGTTTTCAGATTGCATCGACATCATAGGAGAGACTCTTGATACATCGGTTACAGACCATCATGCTGCTATTTGCGGTATCCATTTTTTCGGCGGGCTGTTCCATGATGGCGCCTCAATATACGGCGTCGCTCGATAACGTACAGAATTTGAGGGATGCGGGCGCGTATGCGGCAAAAGTAGGTGTGTTTGAATCAAACGCGGATAAAGATAACGCCAACCCGATTTCTCTCAGGGGCTCGTCGCTTGCATCGCCCTATCAGAATTCATACGGGAACTACGTGGCTGAAGCGATCAAGCAGGAGCTCTCGTTGGCCGAAAAGTTGTCACCAAATTCCGGTGTCGAGATTTCCGGGGCCGTACTGAAAAACGACATCAACATTCCCGCCGCGGGAATGGGCACTGCCTCTATCGAAGCACGCTTTATCGTCAAGACAGGCGGTGTGCTGCGGTACGAACAGATCAAGTCGGTCCGCCATGAATTCCCGTCCGCATTTGCCGGAGCGGTCGCAATTCCTCGGGCAGCGCAGGAATACCCTATCGCAGTACAAAAATTGCTCGGCCTGCTTTACTCGGACCGGGCTTTCATCAACTCAATCAAGTAACGCCTCTCATTTTTTCACTATTCAGGATCGACCATGCAAATTACGAAGTATATTGTCTCCGTATTGACCGCAATCGCCATTACCGGGTGCGCCCATCCAATCGCTATTGGCCCGGACATCGCAAAAATCGAGCGCGATGGCGCAAAGGCACCTGTCGTCAAGAACGTCGCTTATTACATTAGTGAAGACGTTCGCACCAAGGAAGTGACGACTCCTGGTGGCGGCGGTGATAAGGTAAGTTATCAACCGTACCGCGATATGGAAACGGCTTTCTACAAAATGCTGACCAATGTATTTGGCAGTGTCACCAAATTAAAGACGGCCAAAGATGCCGAGGCAATTAGCCGCAACAACGTAAGCTATATCATTACGCCGGAAATTGTGACGAACTCGTCATCGCCGAGCCCATTTACCTGGCCACCCACGAAATTTAATGTCGACCTTACATGTCAGATCACTGATGCTCTCGGCAATCCGGTGCTTACCAAGAGTGTTTCTGGTGAAGGTAACGCCGAATTCAGTGAATTCAAATCCGACTTTTCCCTGAGCGGGAAACGTGCATCGCAGGACGCGTTATTGAAAATGCAGCGTGTGCTGCTCGAGGCAGCTGAACTGCGCAAATAACGCTCCCTATACGCAAATGCCCATGTCTTTGGCAGTTGTTGCGAACTTCGCACTTTGAGACTTGGGTTATTTCGTCCCGGTGTGTAACACCAATCCTAACCCCTAACGTGACATGACATCGCGTCTTTTTCCGGGGGCGCCGAGCCGCTTGCCTGCGTTGCATTCGTCGTCAATAGCACCGCTATTGACTCCTCCTGCGCCTTGCCAGACGAAAAAATCCATCGATTTCATTTGTTACGTTATGGATCAGGATTGGTATAACCTGGCCGCACGTTCCAGCAAAAGGTCGCGCTCCTGCGTATTCTTCGCCAGACCGGCAGCTCGTTCAAATTCCTGGCGCGCTTCGGCATTACGTCCCAGTTTGGCAAGCAGGTCACCGCGCACGCTGGGCAACCACTGATAATCCCGCAAGGCGCGGTCCTTGGCCAGCGCGTCGACAATTTCCAGTCCGGCGGCAGGTCCCATGGCCATGCTCACGGCAACCGCACGGTTCAATTCGATGACGGGCGAGGGCGACACTTGCCCAAGCGTGGCATACAACGCGGCAATACGGGCCCAATCCGTTTCGCCGGCGGCCTGGGCGCGAGCATGGCAGGCTGCGATCGCCGCCTGCAACGCATAAGGACCGAAGGCACCGTCGAGTGCTTCAGCACGCTGCAATGCAAGCAGTCCACGCCGGATCAGCAGGTGGTCCCAGCGGGAACGGTCCTGGTCCAGCAGCAGCACCGGGCGGCCTGCAGCATCCAGCCTTGCCTTGGCGCGCGATGCCTGCAACTCCATCAAGCCGACCAGGCCGTGCACCTCGGACTCCTTCGGTGCCAACTCGGCCAGCATGCGGCCCAGACGCAGCGCTTCATCGATCAATGACGGCCGCATCCAGTCATCGCCGGCCGTCGCCGTGTAGCCCTCATTGAAAATCAGGTACACCACCTCAAGCACTGCCGACAGGCGCTCAGTCAGCAATTCGCCGTGCGGCACTTCGAACGGAACCCGTGCTTCGTTCAGCGTCCGCTTGGCGCGCACGATACGCTGGGCAATCGTCGGCTCGCTCGAAAGAAAAGCCCGGGCAATTTCATGCGTGGTCAGGCCAGCCAGCAGTTTCAGGGTCAAGGCCACCCGCGCCTCGGCCGAAAGGACCGGATGGCAAGCGGTGAAGATCAGCCGCAGCAGATCGTCGCCTATCTTGTCCTCCCGGGCGGCATCGAGCGCATCGACAAAATCCGGCACGATCAGGGCTTCCTGCGCTTCCAGATCCAGTCCTATCTGTTCCAGTTTTTCCTGCAACAGCTTGTCGCGTCGGAGGCGGTCAAGCGCCCGATTCTTCGCGGTTGCCATCAGCCATGCTCCCGGGTTGTCCGGAACACCGTCGAGCGGCCAGTGTTCCAGCGCGGACACCAAGGCATCCTGCGCAAGTTCCTCGGCCAGGCCGATATCACGCACCATGCGTGCGACGCCGGCCACGATCTTGGCCGACTCGATGCGCCATACGGCCGAGATCGCCTGGTGGGTGGCCGAGTGCATCAGCTGTTTCCGGCGGCGGCTTCAGTCATATAGACCAGTTCCCATATATGGCCATCCAGGTCTTCAAAGCCATGTGCGTACATGAAGCCGTGATCCTGTGGCGCGTTCGGTGCCTTGCCGCCAGCCGCCAATGCCTTGGCCACCAGTTCGTCGACCTCGGCGCGGCTGTCGCATGACAGACAGGTCAGGACTTCGGTCACTTTCGTAGAGTCCGCGACCGGCTTCTTGGTAAAGGTCTGAAAATAACTTTCGACCAGCAGCATGACGTAGATATGGTCGGATACGACCATGCATGCACCTTGTTCATTGCTGAACTGGGCGTTGAAGCTATAGCCCAGGCTGGAAAAGAACTCCCTGGAACGCTCCAGGTTCTTGACGGGCAGATTGACATAGATTTGCTTGTTCATGATTTTCCTCGTGGTGTTATCTGATGAATTGTCTGATTGATTTCAGTCGTATGCT is drawn from Noviherbaspirillum saxi and contains these coding sequences:
- the tssM gene encoding type VI secretion system membrane subunit TssM, which encodes MTRIFRFLKDPRTVSVCGLLLLVAATWLAGEVFEIREIWIAAASAGWIVLWLVYRLVRWTMSRNASIAMDTVFHEQAAEAVRHAPTHQKGDVELLRQRMLDAVHTIKTSKLGQTTGRAALYEMPWYIVIGNPAAGKSTAIVNSGLNFPFSEKTGHAIQGIGGTRNCDWFFTTEGILLDTAGRYAIQEEDRSEWFGFLGLLKKYRPKAPINGILIVASIAELAANRPDATITLAKQLRQRVQELTEQLELFAPVYVVFTKVDLVAGFADFFEDSDEEERSRVWGATLPYDTAGLSNATVLFDQHFDQLAEGLGELAKAKMALHHGQPPSPGTLTFPLEFQGVRQHLKTFVATLFEDNPFQFKPVFRGFYFTSAIQEGVGTPTASQRLSRQFGLSVGRRLAANISSGAGFFLKNLFSSVIFADRNLVRQYASRRKILLRQAASFGGALALGLLIAAWGWSFTANRQFLSNIQADLDKAAKIQETKIDLASRLEALELLQDRLEQLERYRSRRPISLSFGLYQGERFEHKLRSEYFRGLQQVMLAPVTAGLESFLSEVVAGSIGSNTGAMPAVANPAAGHAVSAASIEAGSGKGFSPYKDVSPSNPEDAYNALKAYLMLANRDRIESAHLGDQITRFWRNWLDANRGNVSRDQIIRSAEKLLSFYLSQAAAPDFPLIDNKLALVDQSRDMLRSLVKGTPARMRVYGEIKMRAATRFSAVTMAAIVGDDHKDLLTGSHAISGAFTRDAWEQYVREAIRDASTKELRSEDWVLKTAARDDLSLEGSPEQIQRELTRMYKAEYVVEWNKFIQTVAISDFTSFERAVQHMNRLGDPVVSPLNTLLQTLHKQTSWDNPSIVNQGLQTAKHGIGVWFRTTILRQAPTQINIKPDPAVAKNPEPQSGAIGKEFAAIARLMSVRNDNGDASLMSGYLAQLSRLRTRFNQIRNSGDVGPASKQFMQATLEGGGSELADALKYVDESMLTGMTDAERRIIRPMLVRPLMQAFAVIVAPTELELNHTWTAQVYGPFNRSLGTKYPFSPDSRLEATAGEIAQTFGPDGSIAKFVQAAMGPLVVRRGDTITARTWANMGIRFNPAFTVNVARYIAGPGINPAGESTGAGSATTYFQLQPIPAPAYTEFTVEIDGQAMRYRNGPQEWFNFAWPSPLGQPGARITAVTGDGRSVDIANFPGQFGLEKLINAAERRKLDNGAFAMTWASGSHAVSLNFKLISDTRTTQAGNNAQSGNGLHGLKLPATVAGGDTQPNASPL
- a CDS encoding M15 family metallopeptidase, whose protein sequence is MNSFWLFVLLALIYLPIVCIAGWYVLPLEPRMRARRRVRQASAATIEELSTLATPCSRIFAIFILNARASLKAVSAKRKSFALIALLIVLPVLLISLVSSGPTLDGYDDLPAAADPVILSLLNGEQLVPPPALPPEVFMTREVAAERIELASASREWALLDADFRQRLLAVYRMMERHGYQMALVEGYRSPMRQEALASIGQHVTNARAFQSYHQFGLAADNGFYRDGRLVISEKDSWAMAGYRLYGQYAESVGLTWGGRWQMRDFGHVELRRQISTSAQRK
- a CDS encoding transposase, translating into MVFRDETWASTNMPPTWGRSLKGTRCLGLAPHGHWHTTTYVCALRTCGLAAPCVFDGPINSNAFCTCVQQVLVLVLRPGDIVVMDNLGSHKVAGIAAAIEAAGEQVRYLPPCSPDYNPIEQVTLLRKSAARRWMPFGLSSAICSINSMPPNVNDTFVILAMASQAQSALDPTRPRFRN
- a CDS encoding RNA polymerase sigma factor, which gives rise to MHSATHQAISAVWRIESAKIVAGVARMVRDIGLAEELAQDALVSALEHWPLDGVPDNPGAWLMATAKNRALDRLRRDKLLQEKLEQIGLDLEAQEALIVPDFVDALDAAREDKIGDDLLRLIFTACHPVLSAEARVALTLKLLAGLTTHEIARAFLSSEPTIAQRIVRAKRTLNEARVPFEVPHGELLTERLSAVLEVVYLIFNEGYTATAGDDWMRPSLIDEALRLGRMLAELAPKESEVHGLVGLMELQASRAKARLDAAGRPVLLLDQDRSRWDHLLIRRGLLALQRAEALDGAFGPYALQAAIAACHARAQAAGETDWARIAALYATLGQVSPSPVIELNRAVAVSMAMGPAAGLEIVDALAKDRALRDYQWLPSVRGDLLAKLGRNAEARQEFERAAGLAKNTQERDLLLERAARLYQS
- a CDS encoding VOC family protein; its protein translation is MNKQIYVNLPVKNLERSREFFSSLGYSFNAQFSNEQGACMVVSDHIYVMLLVESYFQTFTKKPVADSTKVTEVLTCLSCDSRAEVDELVAKALAAGGKAPNAPQDHGFMYAHGFEDLDGHIWELVYMTEAAAGNS